The following proteins come from a genomic window of Neptunomonas concharum:
- the urtC gene encoding urea ABC transporter permease subunit UrtC, with protein MLFNLLKNDRGGQIMLGVLLVVTVAVPFLNQLPADHPLHIPTYTVTLMGKYLTLALLAVAVDLVWGYLGILTLGHGAFFALGGYVMGMYLMHQIGDRGVYGNPDLPDFMVFLNWQELPWFWQGFDQFWFAALMILLVPGLLAFIFGWLAFRSRVSGVYLSIITQAMTYALMLAFYRNEMGFGGNNGLTDFKDLLGFSLQEDSTRLALFVASAIALAMGYLLCRYLTNSRLGRVCVAVRDAESRTRFMGYRVENVKLWVFTLSAMLAGIAGALYVPQVGIINPNEFSPLNSIEVVVWVAVGGRATLYGAVVGALLINYAKTYLTAELPEIWLFALGGIFVMVTLLLPKGVIGLIKRKEVQA; from the coding sequence ATGCTGTTTAATCTTCTGAAAAATGACCGAGGCGGTCAAATCATGTTGGGCGTACTGCTAGTAGTGACCGTAGCTGTGCCTTTTTTGAACCAGTTGCCAGCTGATCACCCGTTGCATATACCCACGTATACCGTAACCCTGATGGGTAAATACCTGACATTAGCGCTGTTGGCGGTTGCGGTTGATTTGGTATGGGGATACTTAGGTATTTTGACCTTAGGCCACGGCGCATTTTTTGCGCTAGGTGGGTATGTCATGGGGATGTACCTAATGCATCAAATTGGTGATCGGGGCGTATATGGGAACCCCGATCTACCTGACTTTATGGTCTTTCTTAACTGGCAGGAACTGCCTTGGTTTTGGCAGGGATTTGATCAGTTCTGGTTTGCTGCACTCATGATTTTACTGGTGCCAGGATTGTTGGCGTTCATCTTTGGTTGGTTGGCGTTTCGTTCGAGAGTCTCCGGTGTTTACTTATCCATTATCACGCAAGCCATGACATACGCTCTGATGCTGGCCTTTTATCGTAACGAAATGGGTTTTGGTGGCAATAATGGCCTGACCGACTTTAAAGACCTGCTGGGTTTCTCCCTGCAGGAAGATAGCACGCGCTTGGCGCTGTTTGTGGCCTCAGCTATTGCACTCGCGATGGGGTATCTACTGTGTCGCTATCTCACCAATAGTCGTTTGGGACGTGTTTGTGTTGCGGTGAGGGATGCAGAATCTCGCACCCGGTTTATGGGATATCGAGTAGAAAACGTCAAACTGTGGGTATTTACGCTGTCTGCCATGTTAGCGGGTATCGCGGGCGCGCTCTATGTGCCTCAAGTAGGCATTATCAACCCCAATGAATTTTCGCCGCTTAACTCGATTGAGGTGGTTGTGTGGGTGGCGGTTGGTGGTCGAGCCACACTATACGGCGCGGTGGTCGGCGCGCTGCTGATCAACTACGCGAAAACGTATCTGACTGCTGAACTGCCGGAGATCTGGCTGTTTGCGCTGGGCGGTATATTTGTCATGGTCACGCTGTTATTACCTAAAGGTGTGATTGGCTTGATTAAACGGAAGGAGGTGCAAGCATGA
- the urtD gene encoding urea ABC transporter ATP-binding protein UrtD, with amino-acid sequence MSILNTLEQVADRHHVFPFMMPQQAPALDVSHNVLLYLEGISVSFDGFKAINDLNLYIDDGELRCIIGPNGAGKTTMMDIITGKTTPDSGSAWFGQTINLLDLDEPAIAQAGIGRKFQKPTVFEALTVWENLELAMADDRAVWSILHARLNSEQQDLLHETLILIGLKSHAKMQAGKLSHGQKQWLEIGMLLMQKPRLLLVDEPVAGMTHQEMDRTAELLTSLAGRHSVVVVEHDMDFVRSLAGKDRTVSVLHQGSVLSEGSMDKVQNDPRVIEVYLGE; translated from the coding sequence ATGAGTATTCTAAACACCTTGGAGCAGGTGGCCGATCGCCACCATGTCTTCCCGTTTATGATGCCGCAACAAGCCCCCGCTTTGGATGTCTCTCATAATGTGCTGCTCTATCTAGAAGGGATTTCGGTGAGCTTTGATGGCTTTAAAGCGATTAATGATCTGAATCTTTACATCGACGATGGCGAGCTGCGTTGCATCATCGGACCTAATGGTGCGGGTAAAACCACCATGATGGATATCATCACTGGTAAAACCACACCTGATAGTGGCTCGGCTTGGTTTGGCCAGACGATTAACTTGCTCGACCTAGATGAGCCTGCTATCGCACAAGCAGGAATCGGCAGGAAGTTCCAGAAACCCACCGTGTTTGAAGCACTAACCGTGTGGGAAAATCTCGAACTCGCCATGGCGGATGATCGCGCCGTATGGTCTATCCTGCACGCGCGCCTAAACAGTGAGCAGCAGGATCTACTGCATGAAACACTGATACTGATCGGCCTAAAAAGCCACGCCAAGATGCAGGCGGGCAAACTCTCCCATGGGCAAAAACAATGGCTAGAGATCGGTATGCTGTTGATGCAAAAGCCACGTTTGCTCTTGGTCGATGAGCCGGTAGCGGGCATGACTCACCAAGAGATGGATCGTACCGCTGAACTGCTAACATCATTGGCAGGGCGGCACTCCGTTGTGGTGGTAGAGCACGATATGGACTTTGTACGCAGTCTGGCAGGTAAAGATCGAACCGTCAGCGTGCTGCATCAGGGGAGTGTCTTATCAGAAGGTTCCATGGATAAAGTCCAAAACGACCCCCGTGTTATTGAAGTCTATCTGGGAGAGTAG
- the urtE gene encoding urea ABC transporter ATP-binding subunit UrtE: MLKIEGLNQFYGQSHTLWDVDMHIPKGKCTVLMGRNGVGKTTLLQCIMGHHPVKSGRITLAGEELLNKSVEDRPRLGIGYVPQGRQIFPLLTVEENLQIGLPVRARGDRKIPGYIFELFPVLHEMLQRRGGDLSGGQQQQLAIGRALVVDPQLLMLDEPTEGIQPNVVAEIGDIIRKLNREMGLTVLLVEQKLPFARKVGDQFCILDRGRPVAEGSMDTLSDALVKEYLTV, translated from the coding sequence ATGTTAAAAATAGAAGGCCTGAATCAATTTTATGGGCAAAGCCATACCCTTTGGGATGTGGATATGCACATCCCAAAGGGCAAATGCACCGTACTTATGGGGCGCAATGGCGTTGGTAAAACCACACTGCTGCAATGCATTATGGGGCACCATCCCGTCAAAAGTGGCCGAATCACCTTAGCAGGCGAGGAACTCCTCAATAAATCGGTAGAAGATCGGCCCAGACTAGGGATTGGCTATGTACCACAGGGGCGGCAGATCTTTCCTCTCTTAACCGTAGAAGAAAACCTACAGATCGGACTGCCGGTGCGTGCCAGAGGGGATCGTAAAATCCCCGGCTACATCTTCGAGCTGTTCCCTGTACTGCATGAAATGCTACAACGGCGGGGTGGCGATTTATCGGGAGGGCAGCAACAACAACTTGCTATTGGTCGTGCGCTGGTTGTTGATCCGCAACTGCTGATGTTGGATGAACCCACCGAAGGTATACAGCCCAACGTGGTTGCCGAAATTGGCGACATCATTCGTAAACTCAACCGGGAGATGGGCCTCACGGTTTTGCTGGTGGAGCAAAAGCTGCCATTTGCGCGCAAAGTCGGTGATCAATTTTGTATTCTGGATCGTGGTCGGCCTGTCGCCGAAGGCAGCATGGATACACTCAGCGATGCTCTGGTAAAAGAGTACCTCACCGTATGA